The Chloroflexota bacterium sequence GGCACACTGTCTAAAGGGGGCATGCCATCTGCCCGTTGAGCCGCAGTGAAAATATGAAGAGAATCCGGGCTTACAACACGACGCCGGAGTTATCTGTTAGAAAACTGCTTCATGGGCTTGGGTATCGCTTCCGGCTCCACAGAAGTGATTTGCCAGGTCGCCCGGATGTCACTTTGTCTCGCTATCGAGCGGCACTTTTTGTCAATGGGTGCTTTTGGCATGGGCACGGCTGTAGACGGGGTCGAATGCCTAAGTCAAATCTGTCTTACTGGTTGCCTAAGATCCAAAGAAATCAGGAACGCGATCGCAAGAATTACGATGCCTTGATTAAGTCTGGGTGGAATCCCGTCATTGTGTGGGAGTGTGAGGTGAAGGATCAGGATTCGCTGAAGAATCGGCTGCAGGTTACCTTACAGAGGTCGCAAGGGGAGGCTAGAGCATCGTGAGCCCCTCAACATATACGTTGGCATCATTCTTTAGTGGGATCGGCGGTATTGAGTTAGGGTTTGAGTTGACCGGAGCTTACCAAACTGTCTACCAATGTGAGATTGACAGCTTCTGTAGGTCTTTGCTGGAACGACACTGGCCCGAAGTATGGCGAACACAAGACATCAGGGAGATTCGAAATGAAGACTTACCAACTGCCGATGTCTGGGTTGGAGGTTTCCCCTGCCAAGATGTCTCTCTGGCAGCAATGGGCCCAAGAGCAGGGCTTGGAGGAAAGCGTTCTTCTCTCTTTTTTGAATTTTATCGCTTACTTAGAGAAGGACGCCCCAGAGTTTTCGTCATCGAGAACGTTCCAGGTTTGCTATCTAGCCACTCAGGGCGAGACTTCGGAATCGTCATCCGGTCGTTGGCCGAACTCGGGTATGGCGTGGGATGGCGTGTGCTTAACAGCAAGAACTTCGGAGTCCCCCAATCTCGCCAAAGAGTCTATATTGTTGGATGTCGTGGAGACTGGAGAGGTCCCGGACAGATACTTTTTGAGCCCCAACGCA is a genomic window containing:
- the vsr gene encoding DNA mismatch endonuclease Vsr; its protein translation is MSRSENMKRIRAYNTTPELSVRKLLHGLGYRFRLHRSDLPGRPDVTLSRYRAALFVNGCFWHGHGCRRGRMPKSNLSYWLPKIQRNQERDRKNYDALIKSGWNPVIVWECEVKDQDSLKNRLQVTLQRSQGEARAS
- the dcm gene encoding DNA (cytosine-5-)-methyltransferase yields the protein MSPSTYTLASFFSGIGGIELGFELTGAYQTVYQCEIDSFCRSLLERHWPEVWRTQDIREIRNEDLPTADVWVGGFPCQDVSLAAMGPRAGLGGKRSSLFFEFYRLLREGRPRVFVIENVPGLLSSHSGRDFGIVIRSLAELGYGVGWRVLNSKNFGVPQSRQRVYIVGCRGDWRGPGQILFEPQRSQGNDSTGRPNGAEPVSPFKKIFGDLIKGPVVQGIAYCLYACSARHTGTDWSRTYVSYPDGRVRRLTPLETERVQGFPDGWTMPEDAYGDPDKLDSLRYHALGNAVTVPVAQWLATRIAHYLYQSATPLMQEEEAPAAV